A genomic window from Paenibacillus sp. FSL K6-0276 includes:
- a CDS encoding helix-turn-helix domain-containing protein, with translation MSKRSPASLKVKLHVVRLCLEHKSNPNYEAKQLGLSSHTVREWIRKYKADGLDGLKESKTWNTYSKELKIAAVNEVLSGHSSVEEAINKHHISSRSVLKKWISKYTNEIELKPTHNGNFAKKLAEIERRNTR, from the coding sequence ATGTCTAAAAGAAGTCCAGCATCTTTAAAAGTAAAATTACATGTCGTACGGCTGTGCCTTGAGCACAAGTCAAATCCAAACTATGAGGCAAAACAGCTAGGTCTTAGTTCGCACACGGTTAGAGAATGGATTAGGAAATATAAGGCAGATGGTTTGGACGGGTTGAAGGAATCGAAAACATGGAATACATACTCAAAGGAATTGAAAATAGCTGCTGTTAACGAGGTGTTGTCTGGTCACTCCTCCGTTGAAGAGGCGATAAACAAGCATCATATTTCAAGCAGAAGTGTCTTGAAGAAATGGATTTCCAAGTATACTAATGAGATAGAATTAAAGCCTACACATAATGGAAACTTCGCAAAAAAGTTGGCGGAGATCGAGCGACGAAATACACGCTAA
- a CDS encoding DDE-type integrase/transposase/recombinase yields the protein MNRNFDANSPTSKWCTDVTELKYGNGRKAYLSAIIDVYDNSIVSWVLSPSNNNKLVMDTLKRAYAKNPSDFGLPTSQKAIILQSMTPMKMSSQRLANIFTTTIITATQNVWMDCLLTNTDELHNEDTSALVIRAEVSKLTIFVF from the coding sequence ATGAACCGTAACTTTGATGCCAATTCTCCTACTTCAAAATGGTGTACAGATGTGACAGAACTGAAGTATGGGAATGGGCGCAAAGCCTATTTGAGCGCCATTATTGATGTATATGATAATTCCATTGTCTCATGGGTATTAAGCCCTTCCAACAACAATAAACTCGTGATGGATACGCTGAAAAGAGCTTACGCGAAGAATCCGAGCGATTTTGGGTTACCTACAAGTCAGAAAGCTATTATCTTACAAAGTATGACACCTATGAAGATGTCCTCACAGAGGTTAGCAAATATATTCACTACTACAATAATTACCGCTACACAGAATGTTTGGATGGATTGTCTTCTAACGAATACCGACGAGCTGCATAACGAAGATACCTCAGCTCTGGTAATACGAGCTGAGGTATCTAAACTAACTATTTTTGTTTTTTAG